A stretch of DNA from Azospirillaceae bacterium:
CCCGGCCTACGCCGCGACGCTGCGGACGGTCGCCGAGCGCGGGGCGGTCGCCTTCTACACGGGCGAGATCGCCCGGGACATCGTGGATACGGTGCGCAACCATCCCACGAACCCCGGCAAGCTCGACGTCAAGGACCTGGAGGGCTACAAGATCGCCGTGCGCGAGCCCGTGTGCGGAAGCTACCGCATGTACGAGGTGTGCGGCATGGGCCCGCCCAGCTCCGGTGGCCTGAGCGTGCTGCAGATCCTGGGCATGCTGGAACATTTCAACCTGGCGGCCATGGGGCCGAAGTCGCCGGACGCCCAGCACCTCATCGTCGAGGCGATCAAGCTGGCCTTCGCCGACCGCGCGCTCTACATGGCCGACGCCGACTTTGTGCCGGTGCCCACCCGCGGACTGATCGATCCCACATATCTGACGCTGCGCGCGCAGCAGTTGGACATGGACAAGGCGATCGAAACGCCGAAGGCCGGCAACCCGCCCTGGCGTGAGGCGATGCTGTACGGCCCGGACTCCTCGCCGGAGTTCCCGGCCACCACCCACATGTCCATCGTCGACAAGGACGGCAACGCGGTCTCGATGACCACGACCATCGAGGACGCGTTCGGCTCGCGGACGATGGTCCGTGGTTTCCTGCTGAACAACCAGCTCACGGATTTCTCGCTCGCCCCCGTCGCCAACGGCCGGCCGGTGGCGAACCGCGTGGAACCGGGCAAACGCCCGCGCTCGTCCATGGCGCCGACCATCGTGTTCGACCGGTCGGGTGAGCCGGTCCTGGTGGTTGGGTCTCCGGGCGGCGCCCGCATCATCGGCTACGTTGCGCGGGCCGTCATCGGGGTTCTGGATTGGGGCATGGATGTGCAGGAAGCCGTGTCCCAGCCGCACATCCTCTCGGTCGGCACCACCGCCGAACTTGAGGAAGGAACCCCGGCGGCGGATCTGAAGCCCGTGTTCGAAGCCCGCGGCCACAAGGTGTCCGTGCGTGAACTGAACAGCGGCCTCAGCGCCATCCATCTCAAGGATGAGCGCCTGTTCGGAGGCGCCGACCCGCGCCGCGAGGGCATCGCGGTGGGCGACTGATACCACCGTGCAAAGGACTTGACCTTTGCACGGTGGAGGGTGCGACCGCACCCCGCGCCGGAGGCGCGGCTGGAAATCCGGGGGCCAACTGGCGCGCGAGCCAAGCTCCACAGAAGCGCCGGCGCATGAGGAACCTCGCCGGGCACATGGATCCATGTGCCCGGCGGTATGAGACAACGCCCTCCCGCCGCCGCATCCCAGGTCGGGGCGCGGCGGCGGGGGCACCTCTCCTACTCCGCAAGCTCGAAGCAGATTATCAATGTGGGCAGGACAGCCGAGAAGTTGTCGTCGCTGACCAGGTAAAGGAACAGCCGTCCGTCGGGACGGCGCGCGATGGAAATTCCTTCGAAGTTGGCCATCGGCAACGGCCAGTCCAGGCGCCCGATTTCCCGCCCTTCGACCACCGCGCCGGATCCGATGTCCCTGGCCGCGACCCGGGTGATCCGCCCGAGCAGGCCGGAAAAGAACGAAAACTTCCGCTCCAGGACCAGGATGTCGCCGTTGGGCAGCGTGGCCGCCGCCGTCGGGCGGAAGTCGGGGGCCGCACGATAGGTCCAGCGCACCCAGCCGTTCGGGCCGCCAATGGCGGCGGAACGTTCCGGCTGGCCATTGTCGCGCCCTTCCGCAATCACCACCAACCGACCATCGGGCAGCGCCGTCACCGCTTCCAGCCCGCCGTTGGGGGACAGGTTTCCAAGCCCGGTCGGGTAGAGGATGCGTTCCGCCGGACCAGCGGGTGCCGGTCCGGCCGGGTAGAGGACGATGTGCTGGACCCGCTCCGCACTGACCGCCCAGCGTCCATCGGGCAGTCGTGCCAGACCTTCGGTGTCCGACGCCGGGCCGGTGAACCGTTTGCCGTCCCTACCCAGCAAGGGCCGGATCTCGAAATCTTCCACATCGGACAGCCCTCCGGTGGCGTCGTAACGCATCCGGCCGGTGACCACCCGTCCCGCATCGGACACGGCGACGAACCGCGCACCGCCGTCCATCACCTCGATCGCCGACAGCCCCCCGACCTGCTCGTCGGAGGAAATCGCCACGGCCCCGCGGAAAGCCAGGTCGCCGAAAACCCGATCCGACAGACGCCCAGGATCGACGGCGACCGGGCGCGAGGACGTCCCCCCCACGGCGGCCCCGCAGGCGGTCAAGAACAGCACGCTCAAAGCGAGCGTTCGAACACCGGGAAGCACAGGCATTGGCAAGCAGACATAGCAGGCAGGGGCCATCACATCTGCCCGCACATTGGGGCGGTGGCGAGGCGCATCCGCGACGCCCGCCAGATGGTCGCCATATAGTTGATTGCATTAATCAACATTGACGACCTGGACTCGGAGCCCGACGATTCCGGCCGTAGTCACCTTGCCGAGGAGCACACCCATGTCCGGCGTCCCCACCGTCGCGAATTCCGGCCTTGATGGCGTCATCGCCGCGGAGACCGTCCTGAGTCACGTGGATGGTGAACGCGGATTGTTGATCGTCTGCGGCGAACGGATCGAGGATCTGGCCGGCCGGATCGGGTTCGAGGAGTTGGCGGCCGCTCTCTGGACCGCAGCCGGAACCCCGACCACCGTGGCGGCCGCCCGCCCAGCCATCGGCGAAGCGCGGGCGGCGGCGGCCCGGCTCGTGCCGGCCCTGCTCCCCGCCGTTGCGGGCCTTACCCCAGTGGAGGGATTGCGGCTGATGCTGGCCGCCCTCCCCGATGCCGCCCCCATGCCCCCCCATATCCTGGCGGTCGGCGCGATTCCCGTCTTCATCGCCGCCCAGGCCCGCGCGGCACGCGGGCTGGAGGCGCTGACACCGGATCCGGGCGCGGGGCACGCGGCCGACTTCCTGCGCCTGCTGGCCGGAACGCCCCCTTCCGCGGCGGCGGCACGGGCGCTCGATGCCTATCTGGTCACCGTCGCCGACCATGGCCTGAACGCTTCGACCTTCACCGCGCGGGTGGTCGCCTCCACCCGGGCCGGCACGCCTTCCGCAATCGTGGCGGCGCTCTGCGCGCTCAAAGGCCCGCTGCACGGGGGCGCACCGGGACCGGTGCTCGACATGCTGGACGAGATCGGCACGCCCGAACGGATCGAGGGCTGGATCGAGGCACGGCTTGCCGCGGGCGAACGACTGATGGGATTCGGGCACCGCATCTACCGGGTCCGCGACCCGCGTGCCGACGTGTTGAAGCGCGCCGTCACCGAATTGCGGGTGGCCGGAACGGATGCGGAGTCCACCCACCGGCTTTCCTTCGCCGAACAGGTGGAACACGCGGCGCACGCGGCGCTTGCCCGCCATCGGCCCGGCCGGCGGCTGGATACCAACGTGGAGTTCTACACGGCGCTGCTGCTGGAGGCACTCGGCCTGCCGCGGGCCCTGTTCACCCCGGTGTTTGCCATGGGCCGGGCCGCGGGATGGACCGCCCATGTCATGGAACAGGTGGGGACGGGCCGCATCATCCGGCCGGACAGCCGCTACATCGGCGCTTGGCCGAGAAACGCCGAAGCGGCCTGAAGCGTTGCGCGCCCCGAAAGGTCTGCGGCCTTCCGGGGCCGCCCCCCAACCTTTGGCCTACGCCCCAAGTCTGGATTTCGGCGTGGCAATCGGCACGCTAAGAACCCATCTGAACATGTGTCCTGCAAATCGGGACGCAAGGAACGAAGGGCCGTGGCTTGGATAGTCGGCTGATGGATCCCGAACAGAGGATCCGCGAGTTGGAAGCTGCGTTGCGCCAGAAGGAAGCGGCGCTGCGCGAAGTCCAGCATCGCGCGAAAAACGGTCTGCAACTGGCAATCAGCCTTCTGCGCCTCCAGGTTGGCCGGATGCGCGATCCGGAGGCGCGTGCCGCGTTCGAGGACACGCTGCACCGCATCGAGGCATTGACCCTGGTCTACCGGCAGCTCCACCAGTCGGGAGCGGAAGCCGACGTCGATCTGGGCGCCTACCTGGGCGAACTGGCGCAACTGGCGGCCACCCCGCCCGAAGACGCCATGCGTGGTCCCACGCTGGCCGTCGTCGTGAATGCCGAGCCCATGAGCGCCAACCTGACCACGGCCATGACGCTGGGGCTGTTGGTGAACGAATTGATCCTCGCCAGCCAACGCCATGCGTTTGCCGGCGATCCCCGGATCGAGGTGAGCCTGGTATCGGCGGGCAACAATCTTGCGCGCCTTTCCGTGTCGGACAACGGCCGTCCCTTGCCCGTTGGGTTTGATCCGGCCCACGAGGATGCGATGGTGCTGGTCCAGGCCCTTGCCGGGCAATTGGGCGGCGACATCGACCTTCAGACCACGGGCGGCACCCGCGCCGTCGTCACCTTCCCGCTGCGACAGTAAACCCCGCCACCCCACTCACCGGCGCTCGAGGGCGCCGGCAGGTGAGTGAGGAAACGGGGTGCCTGTACCGTGCGAAAGCCGGCGGGCCTATACCCCCACGGCCTTCTTCGCGGCAGCGCTGATCGACTGCTGCAGCGTCAGCACGGGCGCCCACGGATCACCGAGGCTGCGCATGCGTTCGGGCACGGTCTTGACCGTGAAGACAC
This window harbors:
- the ggt gene encoding gamma-glutamyltransferase: MWLTGLGVRRRLACGIAAAALGMMTWQGASAQDRPAPEPATGTQAKPLVTARTQMVVANNPLAARAGHEILKEGGSAVDAAIAVQLVLGLTEPQSSGIGGGAFLLHYNAADGTLAAYDGRETAPAEATPELFLNNEGKPLTFYDAAIGGRSVGVPGAIRLMEDVHKIHGKLPWARLFQPAIRLAEEGFEVSPRLAALIEGDKERLGRHPSTRSYFFNPDGTPLKAGTRLKNPAYAATLRTVAERGAVAFYTGEIARDIVDTVRNHPTNPGKLDVKDLEGYKIAVREPVCGSYRMYEVCGMGPPSSGGLSVLQILGMLEHFNLAAMGPKSPDAQHLIVEAIKLAFADRALYMADADFVPVPTRGLIDPTYLTLRAQQLDMDKAIETPKAGNPPWREAMLYGPDSSPEFPATTHMSIVDKDGNAVSMTTTIEDAFGSRTMVRGFLLNNQLTDFSLAPVANGRPVANRVEPGKRPRSSMAPTIVFDRSGEPVLVVGSPGGARIIGYVARAVIGVLDWGMDVQEAVSQPHILSVGTTAELEEGTPAADLKPVFEARGHKVSVRELNSGLSAIHLKDERLFGGADPRREGIAVGD
- a CDS encoding esterase-like activity of phytase family protein; translation: MLFLTACGAAVGGTSSRPVAVDPGRLSDRVFGDLAFRGAVAISSDEQVGGLSAIEVMDGGARFVAVSDAGRVVTGRMRYDATGGLSDVEDFEIRPLLGRDGKRFTGPASDTEGLARLPDGRWAVSAERVQHIVLYPAGPAPAGPAERILYPTGLGNLSPNGGLEAVTALPDGRLVVIAEGRDNGQPERSAAIGGPNGWVRWTYRAAPDFRPTAAATLPNGDILVLERKFSFFSGLLGRITRVAARDIGSGAVVEGREIGRLDWPLPMANFEGISIARRPDGRLFLYLVSDDNFSAVLPTLIICFELAE
- a CDS encoding citrate synthase, which gives rise to MSGVPTVANSGLDGVIAAETVLSHVDGERGLLIVCGERIEDLAGRIGFEELAAALWTAAGTPTTVAAARPAIGEARAAAARLVPALLPAVAGLTPVEGLRLMLAALPDAAPMPPHILAVGAIPVFIAAQARAARGLEALTPDPGAGHAADFLRLLAGTPPSAAAARALDAYLVTVADHGLNASTFTARVVASTRAGTPSAIVAALCALKGPLHGGAPGPVLDMLDEIGTPERIEGWIEARLAAGERLMGFGHRIYRVRDPRADVLKRAVTELRVAGTDAESTHRLSFAEQVEHAAHAALARHRPGRRLDTNVEFYTALLLEALGLPRALFTPVFAMGRAAGWTAHVMEQVGTGRIIRPDSRYIGAWPRNAEAA
- a CDS encoding sensor histidine kinase, whose translation is MDPEQRIRELEAALRQKEAALREVQHRAKNGLQLAISLLRLQVGRMRDPEARAAFEDTLHRIEALTLVYRQLHQSGAEADVDLGAYLGELAQLAATPPEDAMRGPTLAVVVNAEPMSANLTTAMTLGLLVNELILASQRHAFAGDPRIEVSLVSAGNNLARLSVSDNGRPLPVGFDPAHEDAMVLVQALAGQLGGDIDLQTTGGTRAVVTFPLRQ